ACCAACCGCAAGGCACTGCTATAAACCTGTCACATACCAAAAAATTATGGGATGACTATATGATCAaagttgcaacaaaaaaaaaattaacaggACACACGGAAATAAATAGAAAGATAATTTAAGATAAAAGCACATGTTAACTAGACTAACGAGCCTTTCTAATTCAAAAATTGCATATAgccaataaatatataaaagaaaaatggatAGACGGTGGCTTCTTACTGAATAATTGGGTTTCAATGCATGTGCAGCTGCAATATATATTGCAGATTGGCTGTACAATTCATTTGGTGAAACCTCTTGAGCATTTACTGACCCCCCTGTTCTTAAAGTGTCCTCTGCTAATCCGTACTGCAAAGTCATTTGGTAAGTCAATTATATCTCCTTAATACTGTTAAAGTGTTACATGTCAATCCAAGAGAATAAAGCATAACATGTTATTAAATATGTGAGAATTTGAAGAAGCAATACTACCAGAACAGTTCCAAGATTGTAAATTGCCCGGTGGAAATCAAACTGCAACTGTATGGCTGCACGAAACTGCATTGAAGAATAAGGTAAAGTCAAAAGGGGAAGAGAATAAATTATATTCAAAGGACGAAGTTGACTTAAATATTATTCAGTTGCATCTGATTTCCTCCTAAAAATTTTGTACCTTGCTAATAGCAGTTCTTACAATTTTTTGCTTTTCTCGAGCAGGAACAATGGCACTGAGTTCCTAAAATGGAAACCAATTTTtcagaaaacaaaatataaagaaattaattgaGAATTTCTGATAAGAGAATTGTAAATTTCTAAATAGTAATAAGTACAATATTTGAAGGGGAGACTTGAAATCAGTCAAGATAGTGATCATGTGAGTAAAGGATGACACATTTGAGTATTGGAAGCAGTTAATACTTGAAGGAACGatgactgatttaacaaaatgaaAAGTAGTAAAACAGGTAATCCTGAAATCTGGCTGTGTTGATACATGAGGTCTGCAACACATATGTATACATGTCACAGGATAACACTCTTGGATAcgcattatttaaaaaagtgctgttgctataaaaataattttctagaaGTCAAAAGCACCCTAACATGCTGTTTAGAACTTAGAAGCATGTAATCATAAatgtacaaaatatttatagtagTTTGAATGAAGTGTAATGCTTGAACACAGATTAAAAATATACCTGAAGCGCAAGTCCCCAGTTATTAAGGGCCTGAAATAGATTCCATGAGTCAGTGGAAGGGGCTCAAAATGCAATAAAGCAAATTAATAGGTGTATGTATAGGAATAGAGCGACCAAGTGAGTACATGATAAAGCATATATTTACTAAGGGAACAAGAAAAAGctgtttcaaaatcaatttctgATTCCATAAGAAGACACTGGTCAAGCTTTTAATAGAAAAGAGAGAAGAACCTGAGGACTGTTCCAGTTGAGTTGGACTGCTTTAACATAATTTCCTGTTGCCTgggtaaaatttaaattcaacaaGAATTAGATGGTTCAATGTTGACTCTATCAATCAACCAACACCTAACAAAAccaataatttcattcaaattCAGTATGAATTCAATTATGTAACAAGCATCAACTAATAGGCGTCAAGGGATTGATACAAGAACAGGAGCTTCCAAAAATCATATCAATTTCCCCAGAAGACTAAATATGTGTGAAAGTGTGAAAGCCATTTAATAGAAGGCAGCATGTAATTTTTTCTTACCTGTTTCCATAGCTCTTCAGCTTCCTTTGTGCGGCCTCGCATCTTTGCACGATCAGAGATTGCTATTGCCCAATTGTAGTAAGCCTGGATACAGTCAGATGGAggattaaaattataactaatggCACTCGTTTTTAAATCTATGGCTCTCTGTTTGTGGAAAGTATCTAATAAGCTAGCTAATATCTAAAAACACTAGTTGATTAATTTGTATTTGGTAAAATTAGtctttgaattaataaatataaaagaacatattatgattatatatctatactaaaatattaaaaatagttactaatatatttttacaaattttttatcatcttaaaaattaaaatatttttaaattttgttttaaatttttacaaataatcAAATGGAATGGGatactacaaataaaattacaagTTGATATGttataaaatgtatattttttgttttataaataaaaatacatgttgtgttatttttatcccaaatccaaatataatatattttgcatTACATCCAACttcaagatttaaatatattagagTGGAAGCTCATTAAAATAAACTATCTGAGCATGAAATTTTTACTGCCCAGTTCAGCTTGTCAATAGCTCAtataagaataaaatattaatagtatacattaatatttataactCCTGCATATGTGTGCTTGCCCTCGTTTAAGATTTCTTGAGtggtatttttaatatttgcatttatatttttatactggCTCCTTTAGGCCCAATTGCTCTTTAGTTGTGCCCAGGCTGGCATTCTATTGTTCAGTTCATTTACAACTTGAATTTATCCTAGGTAAAAAATTGTCACCGGTTCATCTAAAACTTCATACAGAATGATATCCTTACGTACATCATGTAGTGTGGGACAAAGGTGAGTAGCCTCATCGTATTTTTTGCATGCTTCCTCAAGCAAAGCATCTTTAGAAGGTGAAGTGGAATCTGGACTAACATTATCTGCACTTTCCTGCATGCAAATAATGATTGAATGAACAGCTTCAAAACTTAGACTAAATATAGTATATTTGTGATTCAAACTAGAAGCATTTTGTATgctcataataaataaatatccaaGGATTTCTAGTATTTTCTAGTATGTAAACTAATATGAAGTTACAATCTCATTTTATGAGAAATTGAAAATTACATAAGGTTAATGCAAAAAATAATTAGCAACTGAAGTGTATATCCTAAGCACAAATAGAACACCATCCTAAAATAGTTTATACTGAATAATAAGTTCGATAGCAACTggtattttgttagaaaaattaggTAAAATGCCCATTGGTTACAGCACTGCAAAACATTAAAGGTCCATAAACCTCCCTAACAGCCTCAACTCTCTCAAAATGACAAGATATCTCTCCCTCTCAAACTTCTAATTTTTTGCCAACCGCTATGGCCAATCTATGAAGGATGGTGGCACCATGGCATTTTATGATGGAAATGGAAGCCTAAACTAGTATATATCTGGCCTTCCACCATGGTCCACCATCCACAATCGATAACACTTAAGCTCAAAGAAGAAACTCCTTAGACACTCATCTTCAACAGTAATCAGATGCTTAGCCATCCACACGCATCCTCTTCTATTCTACCAAGACTGGGATTCCTAGATGTTTCTCCTTGAGTTCTCTGTTGAAACTTTCAACCACTTTCCTTATTTCTTCAAGAATGTCCAGAATGTGTTTCATTCTTGCTGAACTCTGGACATCTCTTGAATCCTTCAATATGCACTACCCACAGCTTCAAGAACAGAGCTCCGATACCACTTAATagaaacttataatttattagAAGATTTAGGGAAATTCTCCCTTGAGTACAGTACACTGCGAAACTTAAAGGATATGTAAATTTCCCTATGCCCAAAGGACCCAACTCTCTCAAAATGACAATATCATTCCTTTTCAACCCGTCTTCTAATGTGTcttatatttctttaataattTCAGTCCCCAACCACTAACTAACTCTAACTCCCTCAATTGACGAACCTATCAAAGTTCATATCAAGCCAAGTACTCTAACAAAAGAATAGCCaataagtaaatataatttACAGAATAATATTAAAACCCAGAAGACtttgcaagaaaaaaattatacagCTGCTCAGACCTGAAGTACCAATGCCCAGTTGTACAGTGCATCATAATCTTCAGGGTTCCTCTCAATAGCAGCAGCATACCTAGAAAATCCAAGTAAGAAAATTGTAAGTTTGAATGAAGATTTCCGTCCCTGAGAAGCACAGGCAAAACAGCAATGCCCGCAATGATAGGGTTCCTAATATTTGGGAAAGATTACAAAACAGATTGCAGTATTGCAAGAATTGATTGCAGTACCTCCTGGCAGCAAATGTAAGAATCCGTTGTCGGGACCGTCCCTCCTCATCAACACCAACAACGCTATTTATCAATTCCATAGCGGCATTGTTCTGGTCGGTGTGCTGTTGCTGTGGACTATCTTGGCTGTGAAATAGTACAATGTAAATATCTATGAAGCACTTAACATAGACATCGGACACACAACACTGACACATaagtaataattttgaaaaataaaagtgattaaaTGTAACTTTATATATTGATGTCATGTTGTGTCAGCTATCTACATGTGTCAGACACATAACATCCCTTTATACATAGGTAAATATGCATTTCATGCTTGCACAAGCGAAAATAAACTCTCAAAGCTGGTACATTTGGATTTTCCATagctatatgaaaattaaataattcaacataATTCAACATATATATCTAAGTGGATGCTAAAATTAGAGGCGTTTCTTAGTGGCATATTTTGCAAGCAATTTACTATCTGCAATATCTAGGCTCTACTATTTCGTAGCGAAACAAAACTGAAACTTATGAACAGAATCAAACAAAGAGACTGCGGCAGCGATGAAATCGAAAGGCTCAGCGTAAACCTGTATGGAGAGCTGGCATCTTCTTTCTCCGGTTCAGAATCATTTTTCAATCCATGTAGCAATTCTCTCATGGTGAAGGTTCGGCTACCTTCGTCTTTCCGAAGCTGAGGTTGGGGTGAAGCATTGTTATCAGCGTCGTTGGAATTGATCGCGGTTTCCTTGAGATCTGCATCGTTAACTGGTGGATCGGATCCTGATCCAGATTCCGGTTCCAATTGTGATTGTGCTTGTTCTATTGCCACTGGTTCAGGTTCTGGTTCTGgttctagttctggttctggtTGAGGATCAGGTTCGTGTTTAGGTTCGGATTCGGGAGTTGGTTGGAGTTCGTTATGAGATTCTGGTTCGGACATTGTTGAGTGTGGTTTTAGATGGAACGGAAGAGAGAATTGAGGAGAGGTGAGATTTTCGATGGGATCAAACACAGACGATGGAGGTGGGACAATGTGATAAGAGACAGTGCGAATGATGATCGAAGAGGAAGAAATGAATGGAGAACACTATTTTAATTTCCACCCGAAAGCAAAGCAAACATTTGAGGTTCTTTTACTTTATACTTTGTTTGGTTTATAAGAGAATATTAGAGGAAAGTACGAGAGTTATTTTTATTGGTTTGGTATGAAAGGAAATTATAAGGAGATGAAAGCTAGTTAGAGAGTCTCTaacatacattttttaattcCTTTTCTATGATTGATTAAAATCGACATAGATCCTATTAAATTatgtagaagaaaaaaattagtacaatattaatatatgagcTTTGAAGGTAATATTTTTACTCTTTTGAGTTGGTAGAAGTGTTATAGGTAAAATTTAATAAGAGTTTAGTCTTAGGAGTTAATGTGAATTTGTTTTTGCCGgaaaaatcaataataactCTAAATTGTAAATTAGGACATAcgtcttttaaatattttgatctaccaATTGATGGGAATTtaataaagttattatttttaaatattttgatctacctTTTAAATTAGGACATACAtcgatttattttatttccttctTTAAGGCTCATTCTGATACTATTTTTCATATTGAatctctattttatatttttattatggaGGGAGTGGGGGACTCACGAAATACATTGGTTAAACGAGTTAAAGTGTGTCTGCCGTATGAGTTCGATGTGAGGAAATTATGCacgtttttttttaatgaaatggtGTTTGAGGTTGATGATAGGTGTTAGTTTTTCTagtttaaggttttttttttttgacaaatatgGAGGGGGTTGGAGGTTTTGTTGGGAAGGTAGGTAACAAGTCTATCTAGTAGAAATATATTCATATGATTCAGGAAGGAGATAGGGGAGTAGCGTTAATTGGTTTGATAGTAATTTGTACAATGAAGTTATAGATAGTagaaatactattattttagaAGGATTTATggataaatatagaaaattttatGTGAGAGGTATCGTAAATTATTCAACTTAACTATGGATAAAAATTTGAGTGTGACAAATGCTTTAAATAATGGTTTTGGATTGGAAGGGGCCGATGATATTGGAGGAGGAATCTTTTCAAATTGGACGAAACTTTACTCTTGTAATGTATATTTTTGTTGTCTAATTTTTCTAAGTTGGAAAATAAGCTAGATAGGTGGGGTGTGGAGACAAGTTGACGACACGTATACAATTGTTCATCTTTTGTTGACATAGGCTAGTCAAAATGTTTTTGTGCTTTATCATGATTTTATATGAAACAAATCAGTGTCTGTGAATGTGTCATTTTATCTAAGACTATTGAGTAATTGCATCCCAACAAAGGATAACTTTGTTCCATGCAAAATTGCTAATTTGGGTTCCTTCCTTTGTGTTGGATCTTGTATAGTTGGAGAATCAATGACACATTCTCattcaattgtttttttttttttttttttgcttatggTTTTTAGTTTTAAGTTAGTTGAACATCATTAGTAGTGTCCTTGTGGATTTAACACACTCAATCAATCATGTAGTTTACTTAGAGAGGGTAAAAAGTTACATGATAAAAGGTTCCCGATCACATGGCTACCTTACATTTGGTCCATTTAAAAAGCTCGCAACAATGTACTTTTTTAGaataaacatttataaaaaaatcaatttattgaCCATATTAGATCATTATCATCGTCGTGGttcaaaagtaaaaataaatatttttgatatgAGTTTAATTGATGGTGGAAGGTTCCACTTGGTGCTTAGAAATTATTAGGTAAAGTTGTGTTTTTATTGTTGATTATAGTTATTTCGATTTTAACTGGTGTTGGGTGAAGGATGTTTGTTGagtatatttatgtttttgaagaaatagTTTTGAAATGGTTGTTTATTTAAGACGCGTACCGTGCTGCTTCAAATTTTACCCTTAATATATATGatgactttaaaaaattaataaaataataattatttatttatcttgtttttattaaaaatatttacttatatcttatattattttcaatttattgcATTTTTACTTGGagatattttcttctttttttcttttagtcatttttataataataataataacaataatttttaacaatacACTATTTAAGATATATAGTGACTATGTTAAAAAGTatctttttaaaatgtattattaGTATTCTtcttgataatttataaatgtaaaacTCGAAATTCATCAAACTAAAAGTCTTTAACAAATCCACTTTCGTTGAAACATACAACTATACATTTGTaccattaaacaaaaaaaaaaaaggagaaaataaCGTCTGTTTATTTATTCTatacataaaacaaatataaattttaatatttatttttaagtataaaataaaataaaaaaatcaatttattgaCCATATTAGATCATTATCATCGTCGTGGttcaaaagtaaaaataaatatttttgatatgAGTTTAATTGATGGTGGAAGGTTCCACTTGGTGCTTAGAAATTATTAGGTAAAGTTGTGTTTTTATTGTTGATTATAGTTATTTCGATTTTAACTGGTGTTGGGTGAAGGATGTTTGTTGagtatatttatgtttttgaagaaatagTTTTGAAATGGTTGTTTATTTAAGACGCGTACCGTGCTGCTTCAAATTTTACCCTTAATATATATGatgactttaaaaaattaataaaataataattatttatttatcttgtttttattaaaaatatttacttatatcttatattattttcaatttattgcATTTTTACTTGGagatattttcttctttttttcttttagtcatttttataataataataataacaataatttttaacaatacACTATTTAAGATATATAGTGACTATGTTAAAAAGTatctttttaaaatgtattattaGTATTCTtcttgataatttataaatgtaaaacTCGAAATTCATCAAACTAAAAGTCTTTAACAAATCCACTTTCGTTGAAACATACAACTATACATTTGTaccattaaacaaaaaaaaaaaaggagaaaataaCGTCTGTTTATTTATTCTatacataaaacaaatataaattttaatatttatttttaagtataaaataaaataaaatgtctgaaaaatattttacagttaaaggtaaaattataattttcaattcatCCTCCTGTcactcaatttttgtttttctcaatTTAAGATAGATTGAGAATACGTGGTCTTCAAAGCCAAAAATTGATTTCTTTATCACATTTTGACTTCAACCAAAAGAGGGAaagatttaaataataaaagaataataataaaagaaatgcTTTCTTCCCTTTAATTTTCTTTCTCGTATATTCATTTTGACTCCTCGTTCGTTGATGGTGCAACGCACACAGATTTCGTTCGCGCAACTTCTCAACTCGTGTTTCAGGTATTCATCCTTCAGAGTTCgtctatattttcatatatgatTTCAAAGCTGCATTGAATGTTTTTATCTTTGGGTCATTTTAGTTGTTAGTTCTCATACCAGATACTTCACTCAATCAGCTTCTGGTTCGGTTCTATGGGAATTTCTAGGTTTCTCTTCACTCCCACATTTTATCCTGTAcgtataattttatattattacgAAATTTCTATCATCTTCTACTATAGTGATTTCTAATGtagtaatataatatttttctcaatcTATTGAATGCTGatttctgttttttttctttctaaattcatttgcatgatattttgcttttttgtttttatttttctcaatatatatatcatattatttgtGTAATGCATATAAGTTTTCCCTCTTCGGTTGTTTCTAGTAAAAATTTGACATCATAGTAAGAATGGGGGAAAATACCTGcacgttttattttttattataatcgGGAAAGGgaaaacattattattaattaaagtgacacTAATGATCACTGCACGATCATCCTCGAAGTGATATGAAATCCATCCTTTGAGGTTATAGGGTCAAGCTATTACCACTGATCTCTGTGCCTGTGAGATCTTTGGATCGTTTCTCCCTGGAAATTGAGGTTCGCAACTGGTTCAAGTGAGGTATTGACTATTGAGCATGACTGGTGGATTTCCCCCCACATTAATACATTAGAAATATTAGGATATAACTATGTTGCAGCAAGCCAGCACCCTGCAAACATATACTACTCACGATTTCAAGTTATCTCCCACATTAGTTATGCTAGTTCTACCTGTGGTTAATAGCCTTGATATGCTAGCAAACAGAAGCATGGAGTTTGGAGGACCTGGTTCATAAATCATGGTCTTTCTTTGCATCTCCAATTCTCCATCTAACTCACAATGTTCCTTTGTCCCCTTCCTCTCACCACCTCATGTTTGACCAATACCTTCTGTTCGTAGAAGTCTCCATCCCTCTTGCCACTGCATGTGGCTTCTTCAGGTCCCCCCACCTCCCTCCTCTCATCATTTGCAGTGTTAGTAGAATGCCTCGAAGGCCAAGAAGGCATTGCCAACAAGTCAAATCTTGGCCTATTACATTCTCTCATTTTGCTTGTGTTCTTTCTCGTATGGCCTCCGTTTCTATGCCCAAATGACATTTCCAATCCATTGAAAACCCCACCCCTACCTCTGCTAGTAAGACACTTTTTTCCCATCATAATTTGAATCTTGATGAATCATGTGAATccatgtttttaattttaagtgccttttataataaattgagTGGGTGTTTTAAACTTTGCGTGCCTTTTTCTGACCCACTTCCTAGGTAATGGATTAAGCACACTTTGGAAGAGAAATCAGAAGAGTTTGAGTCATCCGATGAGGAGTTTGATGTAAGATCACTTCTTATGTTATGATTTCCATGATTGCTTGTTATTATATTGTGAAATGTTTATATTTCAAGATTGTATTATTGAACAAACAAAATTGGTTGATATAAGGTTTCTGTTGTTCAAGCAGAATTTGCCTTTTTTGATCCTAAACCTGATGACTTCCATGGAGTTAGGACCTTGCTGCAAACTTACCTGGATAATCAAGAATGGGATTTGAGTGGCTTTGTAGACTTGATTTTGGGACAGACCACCGTAGGGACTGTTGTTAAGATAGAGGATGAAGGACTGTTAGCTCTTGTTACTGCTCTTAATTTATGGAGGTACAAGGTAGGTCACATTGTACTGCCTATGATGTTTTGCATGATCTGTTTGcctcttttcaattttcattttaattttttggcaGCCTTGAGAGTAAATACAATAATTGTCTTTACTGTTTGGTCATTGACATCACACCAACTTAATTTTCTTCTTGTTTAGGTATGTTCCGCTCTTTCTTAGGTTGCAATATCAGTTTTAACAGCAAGGATCCTGATTTTCCTTGAGGAAAAAATGGTTTAGTTATGATATATATCTTTCCCACCTGTGCAATTTTACTAGTTTGCAAATTGTTGCGGAAAGTTCCCTCACCAAAATAGTAATCATACACGTATTTTGATAATAAAGGAAAGATTTGGAAGAATCatatagtaatatttttatggaAATTGAACCTTAATAAAGTAATTCATATTTCAGTTTCAGTTTTTCTGGTCGATCTCTTTGGTTCATTCATTGTTTGGCATTTGGCAATTTGTAAATTTGGTTTATGACTAGTTTAGCATCTCGACGCCCTGAAAAAAGCTTAAAAGCCAGTATGGATAAACTTTTCAACAAGCatttataggaaaataaaagtTGAAATGATCTTACTATGACTTAGTCTTCTAAATGATAATTAACTCCATATGTTGAAATTAGTACATGCTCCTCAACTTTTTTAGAAGCTCCGTCATCTAACTTCTAAACAGCTATAAATATTCAGAGCTCTTTTTGTAAGTTTGGAACCAAGTAATTATTTAGTTTGAGAAACTCCTCTAAGTAAGAAGCTAATCTTAATTGAGCCTAATAATTTTGCTATGAACAAAGATGTATCATGACTGTCAAGGAATTTCTCCGCTGTAAAGCATGCCGAGAGAAGGGCATTGCGGATCCGTTGGGTTCAGTTTTGGGGGGACAAGCACGTAATGTGGGTCTCTTGGTATCACAATGTGTGGTGAACCTTCCTCCCCATCTTTTACCACATCTTTATGGTGCTCTTTTTGATGAAGTCTATTGGGCAATAGGAGATGAGGTTAGATGCTCATAGTAACAGATGGGTGAGGGTTTAAAGTTTTTTCAGTTTGACTGCTGGCGATTAATTTTCTTGTTAGAGCTTATATTTCCATGTTCCACATTTAACAGCTGACAGAGGACCTTTGGAATTCCTTCCAATTTAAGCATTATATAATACTGAGCAAAATTTACAAGGTATCTATGCTTCTGCTGTATCTCCTATCTATTTATTGTCCTCTTATTGATAATTCCAGCTTTATGTTGAAGATGATTTTCTTCTTGTCCACTTCCGTTTTATGATGATTTACTTATTTCCTGGTTGTAAAAATGTAGCTTAAGAATGCAGAACAGAAAAGAAAATTGAGCAATGATAGTGATGAGGAGATAATGTATATTAAGCCCGACGACAAAATTTTTCATAAGGTATTgtaattttgtttctatttctATCATTTTCAATTATTTGTCTCTAATAGTAATTACTGAT
The genomic region above belongs to Cicer arietinum cultivar CDC Frontier isolate Library 1 chromosome 4, Cicar.CDCFrontier_v2.0, whole genome shotgun sequence and contains:
- the LOC101491850 gene encoding protein HLB1; this encodes MSEPESHNELQPTPESEPKHEPDPQPEPELEPEPEPEPVAIEQAQSQLEPESGSGSDPPVNDADLKETAINSNDADNNASPQPQLRKDEGSRTFTMRELLHGLKNDSEPEKEDASSPYSQDSPQQQHTDQNNAAMELINSVVGVDEEGRSRQRILTFAARRYAAAIERNPEDYDALYNWALVLQESADNVSPDSTSPSKDALLEEACKKYDEATHLCPTLHDAYYNWAIAISDRAKMRGRTKEAEELWKQATGNYVKAVQLNWNSPQALNNWGLALQELSAIVPAREKQKIVRTAISKFRAAIQLQFDFHRAIYNLGTVLYGLAEDTLRTGGSVNAQEVSPNELYSQSAIYIAAAHALKPNYSVYSSALRLVRSMLPLPHLKVGFLTAPPAGAIVAPHNDWKRSEFLLDHEKLQQVPRGDHRQVSQSLSTRSGDGMNGDKKTIKVDIADIVSVSACADLTLPPGAGLCIDTVHGSVYLVADSWESLDGWLDAIRLVYTIYVRGKSDVLAGIITG